In the Dysgonomonas mossii genome, AGCTGCCGCATAATCAGCGGCAAAGTTGGTAGAATTGGCAAAGCGCTCCGACAGTGGATCGGGACAAAATCTTTCCAATAAGAAACCGGCAACAATAAAGCTGACCAACGAGGAAACGAATGAATGTAAATGGCTGAACCCAAGATAAAGCCCCTCTTCTCCTTTAGGCGATTGTAATGAGAAGTATTCGAGAAAACGAGGAGAAATAAAACATTCAGCTATGGCCTGAAAAGCGATACCCACAATAAGGGTAAGCGTTACAGGATGTATGGTCGTCAGTCCAAATACAGAAATAGGTTCACCACCCATTATATTTCCAAAGGACATGATCAGTGCTGAGAAAGGTATAATAAACATACCTACCATGATAGACGATAACGGCGAGCGCTTTTTCATTATCGTGGTAATCAGGTTTACCAACAGGAAGACAAAGAAAGGATTTACGTTAGCAATCCATCCCGGAGAAGCATCGGCTCCTACCATACGGATTACATATTTAGGCATAGAGGCATACATCTGCTGCTGTACAATCCAGAAACCGCTGGTGATAAGTATCAAAGCAACAAGGCGTCCGTTCTTACACACCTTTATCAAGGCTTGCCATATCTCCGAAAGGCTCTTACCTTGTCCTGCCGTTTGTGTCGACTTATACATAAAGAAAACAATAACAAGAGCAATTAAAGTCATCGTTCCCGAGAAATAGTTCAAATATACCAACCCTTGATCTCCAATACTTTTGCGAAGCGGATCGACTACAGTCTTACCTGTAAAAGCTCCGATATTCACCATCATATAGAAAATAGCAAAACCTCTTGCTCGAGTTTCGGTAGTCGTTTCTTTAGCCACAGTACCCGAAATCACTGATTTTATAAAAGCTCCACCCACAACAATCAGCAACAGTATAGGAACAATTGTCCATTGTTGCATACTTTCTCTGAGACCTGTAAACGTAGTGTATCTGTCAAAGTTACCGACTCCTAAAGAGGTAAAAAAGGAACGGAAAGTTTCTATTACCAGTCCGCTATCTTTAGCGCCGGACTCTAGTCCTACTGCATTGGCAGCACCATATTGAACAAGCCCCGCACTCTCCAAAAGAGTAGGCACTAAGCCCAGCCCGAAATACCCGACGGTAAGAAGAGCAAAGGCAACCATTAT is a window encoding:
- a CDS encoding POT-type proton-dependent oligopeptide transporter; this encodes MTKFSKAFWVANTVELLERLAYYAIFISLTLYLSNVWGFNDVEAGIIAGSFSALLYFLPTFVGAYSDRIGFRKAIMVAFALLTVGYFGLGLVPTLLESAGLVQYGAANAVGLESGAKDSGLVIETFRSFFTSLGVGNFDRYTTFTGLRESMQQWTIVPILLLIVVGGAFIKSVISGTVAKETTTETRARGFAIFYMMVNIGAFTGKTVVDPLRKSIGDQGLVYLNYFSGTMTLIALVIVFFMYKSTQTAGQGKSLSEIWQALIKVCKNGRLVALILITSGFWIVQQQMYASMPKYVIRMVGADASPGWIANVNPFFVFLLVNLITTIMKKRSPLSSIMVGMFIIPFSALIMSFGNIMGGEPISVFGLTTIHPVTLTLIVGIAFQAIAECFISPRFLEYFSLQSPKGEEGLYLGFSHLHSFVSSLVSFIVAGFLLERFCPDPLSERFANSTNFAADYAAATANAHYLWYVFFAIGLVSAIALVIYGIVVRRIDAKKVIE